The sequence AAAGCATATGGAGAACGGACCGACAGCTTATTCTTTCCCGCAGAAATCGCCGTTAGCAGCCTGATCGTCAATCAAGCCAGCTGCCTTTTGCTTTCAGTGAGAGATATCACCGTCCGGGAACAGGCAATACAGGCACGCCAACGAATGGAGTTTATGGTCAATCAGGTGGATGCCATCTCGTTTATATTGAGCAGAGAGAACAATGACGTTTCATTCATCTCTGACGGCATTCGACTGCTGGGATACGAACCACAGGATTTCATTTCCGGACGGACGCATATGGACGAATTGATTCATCCCGATGAATATCCAAGCATGAAGGCATGGCGTAAGCAATTTGTGCAAAGCGGGCACGACCAGTTAACCTGCACCTGCCATGTCCGCGACCGACGGGACGTCTACCACCCTATGGAACTGAAATTATGGTTATTCCAGAATTATGGAGAACAGCACGACAACGTACTGGGAATGCTTTTCGACTGCTCGGAAAAAACAGAAACGACTGAAGAAAACACTCCGATGCCCGCGAATGACCAACGATGCACCCATTCAGCTGAGCGCGTCGTACTGGATCGAATCAATCGTGCGTTAACAGAAGCAGCAAAAAGCCTTGAAGCACTCGCTGAGGTACAAGCAATTGTTAATCAGGCACAAAGCGATTCGGCATCCCTGCTGAATGCAGGTTCTGCATGGCAGAACAAAGCCGAAATTCGGCCCGGCAGTATCGAAGAGACCACGTCTGATAATTAAAAACATTTGACTTCAGAGGATATTCAGGAATAATAGCCATCATAAAGATTGAAATTGGAACGGGATGATCCGAAGCCTATTAGTTATACATTTTGAGTTAATACGTTTGAGTCAGTTATTTTTTGAGTATTTGTAAACACCTCGTAATCCCCCCCCCGAAATTCCGTAAAGTATGTAATTCATTCTATATAACCCCATAATTTTTCAGTATTCCGCAGAATACTGCCGTTTCCGAGCATGGTGCCACGTTTGGGGATGGATGCAGACAAGAAGTACGGCACAAGAGACAATAAGGTATAATAAGCCATGGACATATATGTAGGCAATCTGCCCTATGG comes from Spartobacteria bacterium and encodes:
- a CDS encoding PAS domain S-box protein, whose amino-acid sequence is MNKTGSSTVRIDLLSDIDNTRVKKILATDLLRRKTDSIAAPNATSVPTALKMNGDVLFQALYDAVLITSQDGLILAANERASALFNSSTEQLTGSHFVEWFYGADYSLLNTIQTHLEHRRFILLKAYGERTDSLFFPAEIAVSSLIVNQASCLLLSVRDITVREQAIQARQRMEFMVNQVDAISFILSRENNDVSFISDGIRLLGYEPQDFISGRTHMDELIHPDEYPSMKAWRKQFVQSGHDQLTCTCHVRDRRDVYHPMELKLWLFQNYGEQHDNVLGMLFDCSEKTETTEENTPMPANDQRCTHSAERVVLDRINRALTEAAKSLEALAEVQAIVNQAQSDSASLLNAGSAWQNKAEIRPGSIEETTSDN